The following proteins are co-located in the Chitinivibrionales bacterium genome:
- a CDS encoding chemotaxis protein — INKIKTSSDETAKIIKTIDEIAMQTNLLALNAAVEAARAGEAGRGFAVVAEEVRNLAQRSAEAAKNTADLIEGSQKNADNGVAASEDVGRSLEQIGGRVQKVAQLISEVSAASEEQSQGIDQVNTAVAQMDQVTQTNAANSEESASASEELSGQAQNLNVMVAELIAIVGGSSSNTMGNAASIHSAGSSRGNANKSQGNGKNGASRSFQHHHPKGNASFSFEQSGNDINGNGRKTLVAAGGKETNPEDVIPLEDDKDLKDF; from the coding sequence AATCAATAAAATTAAAACTTCCTCTGATGAAACTGCCAAGATTATTAAAACTATCGATGAAATTGCCATGCAGACCAATCTTCTGGCGCTCAATGCCGCGGTTGAGGCTGCCCGGGCCGGTGAAGCCGGACGGGGATTTGCCGTGGTTGCCGAAGAAGTACGGAACCTTGCGCAGCGATCGGCAGAGGCGGCTAAAAACACGGCCGATCTTATCGAAGGCTCACAGAAAAATGCCGATAATGGCGTCGCAGCTTCTGAAGATGTCGGTAGATCGCTGGAGCAGATAGGTGGACGGGTGCAGAAGGTCGCACAGCTTATTTCCGAAGTTTCCGCCGCCAGCGAAGAGCAGTCGCAGGGTATCGATCAGGTCAACACCGCGGTTGCCCAGATGGACCAGGTGACTCAGACCAATGCGGCCAATTCCGAGGAATCGGCATCGGCCAGTGAAGAACTCTCCGGTCAGGCGCAAAATCTCAATGTCATGGTCGCAGAGCTTATCGCGATTGTCGGAGGTTCATCATCGAATACAATGGGAAATGCAGCATCAATTCATTCTGCAGGCTCCTCAAGAGGAAATGCCAACAAATCACAGGGAAATGGAAAAAACGGTGCATCCCGGTCCTTTCAACATCATCACCCAAAAGGTAATGCCTCCTTTAGCTTCGAACAGAGTGGTAACGACATAAACGGTAATGGTCGTAAAACGCTTGTCGCCGCGGGCGGTAAAGAGACCAACCCCGAGGATGTTATTCCCCTTGAAGACGATAAAGATTTAAAGGATTTTTAA